A genomic window from Candidatus Methylacidiphilum fumarolicum includes:
- a CDS encoding quinone-dependent dihydroorotate dehydrogenase, with amino-acid sequence MIYNLLRPLLFSLDPEFVHLCSLQLLSQPFFSYLSKALLSPLMEVKGLEKELWGIHFSNPIGLAAGFDKNGIGLQAWESLGFGFVEIGTVTPLPQKGNPKPRLARLPESEALWNSLGFPSEGAEKVSNRLKKFLMTKGKPRMAIGINIGKNRFTPLDEAVEDYKKCFPYFKDLADFFVVNVSSPNTVGLRSLQEKKRLELILDELNSINIIPKSPILVKISPDIERRTIAEIVGVLIEKEAGGVVVANTMLAKGPWGHMGGISGRPLSKISTELIRFVKKESLGRLPVIGVGGIFNTADAVEKIEAGADLLEVFTGFVYNGPSFPKRLCQGLAEYYQAKRSS; translated from the coding sequence ATGATCTATAATCTCTTAAGGCCGTTACTTTTTTCTTTGGATCCTGAATTTGTTCATCTTTGTAGCTTGCAGTTATTAAGTCAGCCTTTTTTTAGTTACTTGTCTAAGGCTCTTTTATCTCCTTTAATGGAAGTCAAAGGATTGGAAAAAGAACTTTGGGGGATTCATTTTTCTAATCCTATAGGGCTGGCAGCTGGATTCGATAAAAATGGCATTGGTTTACAAGCCTGGGAATCTCTTGGTTTTGGTTTTGTGGAAATAGGAACGGTGACTCCGTTGCCTCAAAAAGGTAATCCAAAACCAAGGCTCGCTAGATTGCCAGAAAGTGAGGCTCTTTGGAACTCCCTAGGCTTTCCAAGTGAGGGAGCAGAAAAGGTTTCGAATAGGTTGAAAAAGTTTCTTATGACGAAGGGAAAACCCAGAATGGCTATTGGGATAAACATTGGGAAAAACAGGTTTACTCCTTTAGATGAAGCGGTTGAGGACTATAAAAAATGTTTTCCTTATTTTAAGGATCTTGCTGATTTTTTTGTTGTCAACGTCAGCTCTCCAAATACTGTTGGTTTAAGATCACTACAGGAAAAAAAGAGACTGGAGCTCATATTAGATGAATTAAACTCTATCAATATTATCCCGAAAAGTCCTATTCTTGTTAAAATTTCCCCTGACATTGAACGGAGAACTATTGCTGAAATCGTGGGTGTGCTTATTGAAAAAGAGGCCGGGGGAGTGGTGGTAGCGAACACCATGCTGGCTAAAGGACCCTGGGGACATATGGGAGGGATAAGTGGAAGACCGCTGAGCAAAATTTCCACAGAGTTGATACGCTTTGTCAAAAAAGAAAGCCTTGGGCGTCTTCCAGTCATTGGAGTAGGAGGAATTTTCAATACTGCCGATGCGGTTGAAAAAATAGAAGCGGGAGCAGATTTGCTGGAAGTATTTACTGGTTTTGTGTACAATGGCCCTTCCTTTCCTAAAAGGCTTTGTCAAGGGCTGGCTGAATATTATCAGGCCAAAAGATCTAGCTGA